The Papaver somniferum cultivar HN1 unplaced genomic scaffold, ASM357369v1 unplaced-scaffold_107, whole genome shotgun sequence genome includes a region encoding these proteins:
- the LOC113328190 gene encoding methylthioribose-1-phosphate isomerase-like: MSSSASVVENSLQAICYERGSLKLLDQRKLPLETTYLNILDSNDGWNAIRDMVVRGAPAIAIAAALSLAVEAFNLQPYGGGQVDAASFLIDKLDYLVSSRPTAVNLSDAATKLKEVISTSAAKATEGSLVIQDYIEAAETMLEDDVASNKAIGSYGASLIQARLTDSKKISVLTHCNTGSLATAGYGTALGVIRSLYAEGILEHAYCTETRPFNQGSRLTAFELVHDKIPATLIADSAAAALMKAGRVQAVIVGADRVAANGDTANKIGTYSLAVNAKHHKIPFYVAAPLTSVDLSLSSGDQIVIEERSANELLNTKGGLGEQIAASGISVWNPAFDVTPATIIDSIITEKGVIMKNGMETEFDIKLFAQ; the protein is encoded by the exons ATGTCTTCTTCTGCTTCTGTGGTAGAGAATTCACTTCAAGCAATCTGCTATGAACGAGGTTCACTTAAACTTCTTGATCAG AGGAAGCTCCCCCTTGAAACTACATACTTGAATATCCTTGATTCTAATGATGGATG GAATGCAATAAGGGATATGGTGGTTCGTGGGGCACCTGCAATTGCTATAGCTGCAGCTCTTTCTCTGGCTGTTGAAGCGTTCAACTTGCAACCTTATGGAGGGGGGCAGGTTGATGCAGCTTCTTTTCTTATTGACAAATTGGACTACCTTGTTTCCAG CCGTCCGACTGCTGTAAACCTGTCAGACGCTGCAACTAAGCTTAAAGAGGTTATATCAACATCTGCTGCCAAGGCTACTGAAGGGAGTTTGGTTATTCAG GATTACATTGAAGCTGCTGAAACCATGCTCGAGGATGATGTTGCCTCAAACAAAGCAATTGGTTCTTATGGAGCAAGTCTTATCCAAGCCAGGCTGACAGACTCGAAGAAGATATCCGTCTTAACCCACTGCAATACTGGCAG TCTTGCAACTGCCGGTTATGGAACTGCTCTGGGTGTCATTCGTTCACTTTACGCTGAAGGAATCTTAGAACATGCATATTGCACTGAAACTCGGCCATTTAACCAG GGGTCCAGGCTAACAGCTTTTGAATTGGTACATGATAAAATACCTGCCACACTAATAGCAGATTCTGCAGCAGCTGCATTAATGAAGGCCGGGCGGGTCCAAGCAGTTATTGTTGGAGCTGACCGTGTTGCAGCAAATG GTGACACTGCTAATAAAATTGGAACCTACAGCCTTGCTGTTAATGCAAAGCACCATAAGATTCCATTTTATGTAGCTGCTCCTTTGACTTCTGTTGATCTTTCCCTCTCTTCCGGGGACCAAATTGTTATTGAAGAAAGATCTGCAAATGAACTCTTGAATACCAAAGGTGGGCTTGGCGAACAAATTGCTGCATCAGGGATCTCAGTTTGGAATCCAGCTTTTGATGTTACCCCAGCCACCATCATAGATTCTATAATTACAGAAAAG GGGGTCATCATGAAGAATGGTATGGAGACTGAATTTGACATAAAGCTTTTTGCACAGTGA
- the LOC113328193 gene encoding 40S ribosomal protein S29 — protein sequence MGHANVWNSHPKNYGPGSRTCRVCGNPHAIIRKYGLMCCRQCFRSNAKEIGFIKYR from the exons atgggtcaCGCTAATGTCTGGAATTCTCACCCCAAGAACTACGGTCCTGGATCTCGTACTTG CCGTGTGTGTGGGAATCCACATGCTATCATCAGAAAGTATGGACTGATGTGCTGCAGGCAGTGCTTCCGTAGCAATGCCAAGGAGATTGGTTTCATCAAG TACCGTTAA